One Triticum dicoccoides isolate Atlit2015 ecotype Zavitan chromosome 5B, WEW_v2.0, whole genome shotgun sequence genomic window carries:
- the LOC119310824 gene encoding transcription factor bHLH130-like yields MYGAPLSKDLNLPVQHQPAANGVRTPPQMSSPGLLRYRSAPSAMFGDVCGDFLPASAGAGVGHRQGSPDHAADTGFARLLSGHHTQHQPEMRDKPPRPAASHFAENAAASMASQQQQLMYQPQQQMAAMEGLFRTASSGATDPVAAGGGNDSLLRQSSSPAGFLNHLNMDNGYGSMLRAGMGGAAGGGGYRNGDTRLKGQLSFSSRQGSVMSQISEMVSEELGDGDSGDDEAGSNGAGYGGIPGYPVVAPSAGAGWDEPSPSPSPSLLTSDGLPGPAAKRRPRDGPANGAARQLKPQFSLPVGSKPSPEIAAIEKFLQFQDSVPCKIRAKRGCATHPRSIAERVRRTKISERIRKLQELVPNMEKQTNTSDMLDLAVDYIKELQMQVKVMKDGRASCTCAAGRPPRSFAS; encoded by the exons ATGTACGGCGCGCCGCTGTCCAAGGACCTCAACCTGCCAGTCCAGCACCAGCCGGCGGCGAACGGCGTGCGCACGCCGCCGCAGATGAGCTCCCCCGGCCTGCTGCGGTACCGGTCGGCCCCGAGCGCCATGTTCGGCGACGTGTGCGGGGACTTCCTCCCGGCCTCCGCGGGCGCTGGCGTGGGGCACCGCCAGGGCAGCCCGGACCACGCCGCCGACACCGGCTTCGCCCGCCTCCTCTCCGGCCACCACACCCAGCACCAGCCCGAGATGAGGGACAAGCCTCCCCGCCCCGCCGCCAGCCACTTCGCCGAGAACGCCGCCGCCTCCATGGCctcgcagcagcagcagctcatgtaCCAGCCGCAGCAGCAGATGGCCGCCATGGAGGGGCTGTTCCGCACGGCAAGCTCCGGCGCCACGGACCccgtcgccgccggcggcggcaACGACAGCCTGCTCCGGCAGAGCAGCTCCCCCGCCGGGTTCCTCAACCATCTGAACATGGACAACG GCTACGGGAGCATGCTCAGGGCGGGCATGGGCGGCGCCGCTGGCGGGGGAGGATACAGGAACGGCGACACGCGGCTCAAGGGGCAGCTGAGCTTCTCGTCGCGGCAGGGGTCGGTGATGTCGCAGATCTCGGAGATGGTGAGCGAGGAACTGGGCGATGGCGACAGCGGCGACGACGAGGCCGGCAGCAACGGAGCCGGCTACGGCGGCATCCCCGGGTACCCGGTGGTCGCCCCCTCGGCCGGCGCCGGCTGGGACGAGccctcgccgtccccgtcgccctcGCTGCTGACGTCCGACGGCCTGCCCGGGCCGGCCGCGAAGCGGCGCCCGCGCGACGGCCCCGCCAACGGCGCGGCGCGGCAGCTGAAGCCGCAGTTCAGCCTGCCGGTCGGCAGCAAGCCGTCGCCGGAGATTGCGGCCATCGAGAAATTCCTCCAGTTCCAGGACTCGGTGCCGTGCAAGATCCGCGCCAAGCGCGGCTGCGCCACCCACCCCCGCAGCATCGCCGAACGG GTGAGGAGGACGAAGATCAGCGAGCGTATACGGAAGCTGCAGGAGCTCGTCCCCAACATGGAGAAG CAAACCAACACCTCCGACATGTTGGATCTGGCTGTCGACTACATCAAGGAGCTCCAGATGCAGGTCAAG GTGATGAAGGACGGCCGGGCGAGCTGCACCTGCGCGGCGGGCAGGCCGCCGAGGAGCTTCGCCAGCTGA